One stretch of Pedobacter riviphilus DNA includes these proteins:
- a CDS encoding GIN domain-containing protein, with product MKTLAKTIFAAALTAVVFTSSAMATFAAEPVKTETKTSSLSKFNRIWVSGNVKLILTQGDKQNVAGTSNYDAAKTSVSTDGKTLFINSMETSQVTLNITVKDLERIEAYGQSVVVTSNNFDVKYLQLFLGQSATAKIKTTAGSLYTTVKDDAVLKLNGTADQSTMIASNMKNVKLADFVSLKSESYASQAIMEAEQNAMVLAK from the coding sequence ATGAAAACTTTAGCAAAAACAATATTCGCAGCAGCATTAACAGCAGTAGTATTTACTTCATCAGCCATGGCAACTTTTGCCGCTGAGCCAGTTAAAACAGAAACAAAAACTTCTTCTTTATCAAAGTTCAACAGGATCTGGGTGAGTGGTAACGTGAAGCTTATCTTAACGCAAGGTGATAAACAAAACGTAGCAGGAACCAGCAATTACGATGCTGCAAAAACCTCAGTGTCAACTGATGGAAAAACCTTGTTCATCAATTCAATGGAAACAAGCCAGGTAACACTAAACATTACCGTAAAAGATTTAGAAAGAATTGAAGCTTACGGCCAATCGGTTGTGGTTACCAGCAATAATTTTGATGTAAAATACTTGCAGTTATTTTTGGGACAAAGTGCTACTGCGAAGATTAAAACAACCGCAGGCAGTTTATATACCACTGTTAAAGATGATGCGGTATTAAAATTAAATGGCACCGCTGATCAAAGCACCATGATTGCAAGCAATATGAAAAATGTAAAGTTAGCTGACTTTGTCAGTCTTAAATCAGAATCATATGCTTCTCAAGCGATTATGGAAGCAGAGCAAAATGCAATGGTTCTAGCAAAATAG